Part of the bacterium genome is shown below.
AAAATAGAGTTTAAATTATTCGATACTTTTAGCACACTGTGTGACATTTTATCCCTCTTTTCACTGATTGATTTTTAATTACATAAATCGAGTAAATAATATTCATTATAGTTATGGTTGCAAATTGATTTGTATTCTTTTAATATTGAGATTATTTCAGTCCTAGCGAAGTAATCCTTTATCCAAGTGTAGCTATTGTCAAATCGCTTACCGTTAAGTTTCACTCTTTGTTTTGCAAACACTTTTGCTTTAGTATTGCTTTTACATTTTTGATATTCCTCGTACAAGGATTCAGCAATTATAATAAGGATTTCAAATTCTGGTTTTGTACAATATTTTTCTTCTGAGTGTATTTTCTCTCTAATATCCTTTGGAATTTTCAGTTTATCCGTTATCTTGTCGCCAATTCTAATGATTTTTACTTGCTCATCCTTATCAAGTTGTCTGATCATGGCAAGCAGGTATGAATCTAACTGACGTTTTTGATGAGGTCTTAAATCCAACATATCATCTACATTTATTTTGAATAGTCCCTTATCTATTAATAATTCAATAAATGCTTTTTCACTATTACCCTCTAACAGTATCAGATATTTCATTAATCAAT
Proteins encoded:
- a CDS encoding GNAT family acetyltransferase; protein product: MKYLILLEGNSEKAFIELLIDKGLFKINVDDMLDLRPHQKRQLDSYLLAMIRQLDKDEQVKIIRIGDKITDKLKIPKDIREKIHSEEKYCTKPEFEILIIIAESLYEEYQKCKSNTKAKVFAKQRVKLNGKRFDNSYTWIKDYFARTEIISILKEYKSICNHNYNEYYLLDLCN